The DNA segment TTTTCTGTTAATTTAAACATGGTTAGAAACTCCTCATCTGGGTCTCTTCTTATGCTACTTCTAGTACTAGTACTTGCCTTTCCACGATGTTCCAAGGCTCAAAAAGGCATAGCTCCGAGAGATCTATGGTGTGTGGCGAAGAACAACGCCGATGATCAGTCACTGCAGGCGGCGATTGACTGGGCTTGCAGCGCCGGCGGAGCAAACTGTGGTCCAATTCAACAAAATGGACCTTGTTTTGACCCCAGTGATATTCAGACAACGGCTTCTTGGGCTTTTAATGATTATTATTTGAAAAATGGATTGTCTGATGATGCTTGTTCTTTTAGCAACACAGCTGCTCTTACTTCCTTGAACCCAAGTTAGTCAATTCGATTTTTTAGCCTTTGTTTGTGTTCTTTGAACTCTAGTTTGCTCTTGGAATGTTTGAATCTTGTTTTGGGTTGCTAATTTTTGGCTAAAGATGGATTCTTTAGGtttgatttgttactaatttgGTAATGCTTCAgttgattctaatttataaatttgtttgAATCTTGATTTGGGGTTCCTAATTCTTGCTTGAACATGGATTACTTAGGTTTGATTTATTACTAATTTGGTAATGCTTTGTTGATTTATTAGTGTTTTAGTTGATTGATTCTACTTTATATCATCTGTTTGAATATTGATTTTGGGTTGCTAATTCTTGCTTAAAGATGGATTATTTAGGTTTGATTTGTTAGTGATTTGGTAATGCTTCAGTTGGTTCtaatttatatcatttgtttgaATCTTGATTTGAGGTTCCTAATTCTTGCTTGAACATGGATTATTTAGGTTTGATTTATTACTAATTTGGTAATGATTCAGTTGATTATTAGTGTTCTAGTTGATTGGTTCTAATTTATATCATCTGTTTGAATCTTGATTTTGGGTTGCTAATTCTTGCTTAAAGATGGGTTATTTAGGTTTGATTGGTTACTAATTTGGATTATTAGTGTTTTAGTTGATTGAttctaattttatataattttcttGTGTTTTCAGGTCATGATAATTGTAAGTTTCCTTCAAGGTAATTTTCTGGAATCAGTTTCTGTTTTCCCTGTTTATGATTTCTGTTACAATGTGAGTGTTTTAGATGGGCCAAATGTGACACACAGGGATCAAAATGACAAATTGTAATCAATTGCAGGACCAAATTTTAGGTTTTTCATctttttaattgaaattttttctatcgatctcgaattgaATGCCGGGTGCATCAAAAGTGTCACGGGGAGAGACTTGGGCTATGCTAAAATCCCCGTGTGGCGCCAAGACTTCCCCTAAGTCTATGGCTAGCCAACTATACCTAGTAGATTTGTGCCATATAAGCTTTTGGCTAAATTCTACTTCCGTGATTATAACAGAACCTTAGGAAATACCGGTGTTCTAATTGCGAATACTGATTCGTTCCCCTGTGTATCAAACCTTGATCCTCGTAAGAGGGTACACTATGGGTTGATGGTCTCACAGTGTCCATATGGAGACATTTGCCTCTCTTTACGAAGGCCGGATTCCTACCTCCTAGCCTCGATGACATGGGGCAGATCACTTGCCCAGAGGTGGCAAAAGATCGTAGGCTGAATAGTCCATGTACTGTATAGTAGTTCTTATACTAACTTGGCATGTGGCATACGTTTCATTGCTACTCATTGCTGAAACCTCCTTATTAGAGCTGTGTTGATATACTTGGGTTAGTTAGCCTACGAGCGAACTGCGTTCCCCCTATATGTTGGTGTTGTACTTGAAATGGATGCCTGAAAAAATCCTTTTGTTGGCATAGACGAGATGATAC comes from the Euphorbia lathyris chromosome 5, ddEupLath1.1, whole genome shotgun sequence genome and includes:
- the LOC136228745 gene encoding PLASMODESMATA CALLOSE-BINDING PROTEIN 5-like, with the protein product MVRNSSSGSLLMLLLVLVLAFPRCSKAQKGIAPRDLWCVAKNNADDQSLQAAIDWACSAGGANCGPIQQNGPCFDPSDIQTTASWAFNDYYLKNGLSDDACSFSNTAALTSLNPSHDNCKFPSSLSVKNDGISSSTASTSTTTIIGMGPASEDLSGCSQIAGSWFWPFVIGELLYLFIVMNRAN